A genomic region of Scyliorhinus canicula chromosome 4, sScyCan1.1, whole genome shotgun sequence contains the following coding sequences:
- the LOC119964291 gene encoding protocadherin-10-like, with protein MAHSARRLLLRRQAISSIFILCVLPLVPGHIRYSIPEELEHGSFVGNIAEDLGLTVEELSNRKFRIVSDSAKHYFNANIRNGILFVSERIDREQLCAQGVSCVLALEAVIENPVQQYKIDVDILDINDNSPRFPHGETGLEIAEWTIPGTRFLLENAHDSDVGANSIREYQLISSHQFSLDVQNRGEWQLLHLILEQPLDREKQSTHQLLLRAIDGGRPERSGTTKITVTVVDSNDNAPVFQQSLHTAVLMEDAPPGTLIIKLNATDLDYGSNSDIIYSFSSYNKKWIRDLFSINPQSGEVRVKGTLDFEEADAYEINVEAKDCGSPPLIAHCTVRVNILDVNDNAPILTFNSVSSKISEDVQIGTLIALISVTDRDSHKNGLTDCQISQNLPFDLKSSFLNSYRLVIKELLDRERTAEYKISVTCRDHGTPPLFSNKTIVVHLKDVNDNAPHFLKPSYTIHAMENTSPGTSIGTVAASDPDMNQNSQLSYIILDGQIRGLPITSYVSMNPETGVIFSQRSFDYEALKSFEIHIQARDAGLPPLSTNVTAKVIILDQNDNAPVVMSVGSAKVTVPRSAGPGYLVTKVIASDADSGQNARLFYQFVQTTGTSSFTVSPRSGEVRTTRLLKDNQATSQRLVIQVKDNGHPPLSATATVTVTISEQSAEINHNSVQPHVDLQYSSNLAFYIIIALGLTSFILLVIIISLLIAICPADRSSPSTRSCFVTTCCCKSSLHSTERLQHSNVNLQIVPDSKLITKVLEVRGNGTLSDTYRYKVRSAPEPSKMEFMFVTSSNPVTPGTMRKSTRTTKSEQSAKSANIWTGVSSEVSQNIHLH; from the coding sequence ATGGCACATTCAGCGAGACGCTTGCTGCTCAGAAGGCAAGCGATATCGTCCATTTTTATCCTTTGTGTGTTGCCTCTGGTTCCCGGGCACATACGGTACTCCATTCCCGAAGAACTGGAGCACGGATCTTTCGTCGGAAATATTGCTGAAGATTTGGGATTAACGGTGGAGGAACTATCGAATCGCAAATTCAGAATTGTTTCAGACTCAGCAAAACATTATTTCAATGCAAACATCAGAAATGGTATTTTATTTGTAAGTGAAAGAATTGACAGAGAACAACTGTGTGCTCAGGGTGTATCGTGCGTCCTGGCATTAGAAGCCGTTATTGAAAATCCAGTGCAACAGTATAAGATTGACGTTGATATTCTGGATATAAATGATAACTCCCCGAGGTTTCCACACGGCGAAACTGGTTTGGAAATTGCCGAATGGACGATACCTGGAACGCGCTTTCTGTTGGAGAACGCGCACGATTCTGACGTCGGAGCCAATTCTATCCGTGAGTACCAGCTCATTTCGAGTCACCAGTTCTCTTTAGATGTGCAGAATCGTGGAGAATGGCAATTACTCCATTTGATCCTGGAGCAGCCACTCGACAGGGAAAAGCAGTCGACGCACCAATTGCTATTAAGAGCTATCGACGGGGGGAGGCCGGAGCGATCAGGTACTACGAAAATAACCGTCACTGTAGTCGACAGCAATGACAATGCACCGGTGTTCCAACAATCACTGCACACGGCCGTTCTCATGGAAGATGCCCCGCCTGGCACTTTGATTATTAAGCTTAATGCCACTGATTTGGATTACGGGTCAAACAGTGACATCATTTATTCCTTCAGTAGCTATAATAAGAAATGGATACGAGATCTTTTTAGCATTAATCCTCAATCTGGAGAAGTCAGAGTAAAGGGAACATTGGATTTCGAAGAAGCTGACGCCTATGAGATTAATGTTGAAGCGAAGGACTGCGGTTCTCCTCCACTAATAGCACATTGCACCGTTCGGGTAAATATTCTGGATGTGAATGATAATGCTCCGATATTGACCTTCAATTCGGTTTCTAGCAAAATCTCTGAGGATGTTCAGATTGGTACACTGATAGCGTTGATCAGTGTAACTGACCGGGATAGCCATAAAAACGGACTAACAGATTGTCAGATTTCTCAAAACCTCCCATTTGATCTGAAGTCTTCATTTTTGAATTCGTACAGATTAGTTATAAAAGAGCTTCTGGATCGGGAAAGAACTGCAGAATATAAAATATCGGTTACGTGCAGGGATCATGGCACACCACCATTATTCAGCAACAAAACTATCGTTGTACATCTTAAAGATGTAAATGACAACGCGCCACATTTTCTGAAACCTTCATATACCATCCATGCGATGGAAAATACTTCGCCTGGAACCTCGATTGGAACAGTGGCAGCTTCCGACCCTGACATGAACCAGAATTCGCAGCTTTCTTACATTATTCTGGACGGACAGATTCGGGGGTTGCCTATAACGTCATACGTGTCGATGAACCCGGAAACTGGTGTCATCTTTTCACAACGTTCATTTGACTACGAGGCACTGAAAAGCTTTGAGATCCATATTCAAGCTCGAGATGCGGGACTTCCACCACTGTCGACTAATGTTACTGCAAAAGTGATTATTCTCGATCAGAACGACAACGCTCCTGTAGTAATGTCAGTCGGGTCAGCCAAGGTAACAGTGCCTCGATCTGCGGGTCCGGGTTACTTAGTTACTAAAGTAATCGCATCGGATGCTGATTCTGGTCAGAACGCGCGGCTTTTCTATCAATTTGTGCAAACCACTGGGACCAGTTCGTTTACTGTTTCGCCTCGTTCTGGAGAAGTCCGAACTACTCGTCTCCTTAAAGACAACCAGGCAACCTCACAACGGCTGGTTATCCAGGTAAAAGATAACGGCCACCCACCCCTCTCAGCCACTGCCACTGTCACAGTTACGATAAGTGAACAGAGTGCAGAAATAAACCACAATTCTGTGCAACCCCATGTGGATTTACAATATTCTTCAAACCTAGCTTTTTACATAATAATTGCATTGGGGTTAACATCGTTCATACTCCTGGTTATTATAATTTCCCTTCTTATCGCCATTTGTCCAGCCGACagaagttctccttctactcggaGTTGTTTTGTAACCACTTGTTGTTGCAAGAGTTCATTGCACTCTACCGAACGTTTGCAACATTCGAATGTCAATCTTCAAATTGTGCCGGATTCTAAATTAATTACAAAAGTGCTTGAAGTTCGGGGAAACGGAACCCTTTCAGACACATACCGTTATAAAGTGCGATCAGCTCCGGAACCAAGTAAAATGGAATTCATGTTTGTGACATCATCCAATCCGGTAACGCCTGGAACCATGAGGAAATCAACAAGAACAACTAAGTCAGAACAGAGTGCAAAGTCAGCGAACATCTGGACTGGTGTCTCCAGTGAGGTGAGTCAAAACATACATCTGCACTAA